AGCCGCTAAGCTGAGAGAAATCTTGAAGAGGGAGTTCGGGGTCAGCCTAAGAGATGACGCTGGCATCGCCATAAAGCCGATAAGTAAATTCGGCACGCAGAGAATAGCGAGGCTGGCTCTGAAGTTCGCCGTGGAGAACAAGAGGCGTGTCGTAACTGTGATGCACAAGGGCAATATACAGAAGTATACAGAAGGAGCCTTCAAAGAGTGGGCCTTTGAGGTGGCTAGGAATGAATTTAGGAACTACGTGGTGTTTGAAGACGAGCTGGCTCAATACGGCGGCAAGGTGCCTGAAGGCAAGATCTTGGTGAATGACAGAATCGCCGACAATATGCTACAGCAACTACTCACGAGGACAGGCGAGTACGATGTAATACTAGCGCCGAACCTCAACGGAGACTACGTCTCTGACGAGGCCGCCGGACTCGTCGGAGGACTCGGCGTGGCGCCTGGCATCGACGTGGGGGACTGGGGAATGATGGCGGAGCCCGTGCATGGAACAGCCCCGAAGTACAGAGGCAAAAACTACGTCAATCCGACGGCGACGATATTAGCCCTGGAGCTACTACTCCGCTTCATTGGGTGGAGGGAGGCAGCAAACTACATAATCAAGGGCGTTGAGACCGCGTATAGAGAGGGGTACTTCACGGGAGATCTCGCTAGACAGATGGACGAGGATGAGAGAAAACAAAGAGTTAAGGAGGTACTCGGAACTCAGGAATTTGCAGATAAAGTAGTTGAGATAATAAAAAACCTCTAGACTTCTTTTGCAAATAGGTACTCGACAGGCCTAAAGCCCATCTTTTTATAAAAGTTAATAGCTATTTCGTTAAGGGCCGGGAAAGAGGCCATAATCACCTCGGCGCCTCTCTTCCTCAGCTGCTCCATCCCCTCCATCATCAACCTCTTGCCAATACCCTTCCTCCGGTACTCAGGTAGTATATAGAACTCCCTGATAATGCCGGCGTACTTTGGGTAGTAGAATATCCTATCCTCGACGTCGCCTTTCAGCAAACCCACCACCTTACTGCCCTCCACCGCAACCACCAGCACAGAGGAGGGGTTATTCAAGGCGTTTTCTAAATACTTACGGGCGGCTTGTTCTATGTCTGGCGCCACCTGTAACAAGGGGTCAAACTCGGCATTTAGCTTCTTCAACCTCACTACTAGTTGAACAGCTGAGTCAAGGTCTTCTTTTGTAGCAGGCCTAATTACTACAGTTGGATACATGCACATGATCTATCAATACATTTTTAAGTATTCCCAATAGCCAAATATTTAGTCTATTAAAGATAAATATAAAACTTTTATTATTTCTATAAAAAATTTACTATTTAAAACTAAGTTAATATTATGTATAGCCTATTTATTGACCTATAAGTATTATTTCACTATTCAAGAGCTCCGAAATCGTCAATTGATCGTACTTACCTGTTTCTACAGAGTAAAGAACCACGTGCCTACTACCGATGTCGACAATCCTCTTCTCCTCCCCCCGTATCCTCACCACGTCGCCGGGCTTATACGTAACTAGACGCAATGAATAAGTCATGTGGTATACTTTCCTGCCGTCTTTAACACCAACCACCTTTGCGGTCTCCTTTATAGAACTGGGGAACTGCCTATGCAAGACATATGCTAAATGTCTAGCTAAATTTGAATTAGTAGTATAAATATCCAGCCCATCTTTCAAATATTTTATTTCACTAATAAATCCGATTTTCTTATCTTTAAATTTTAATAGTTCTTGTTCAATTATATTAAGTATTTTCTTTTTATATGTGTCATCGAGTCCTCGAGGGGTGCCTCTTATCTGTAGTAGAGCAACCTCTCTACGACTCAGCATTTCTCTACAGGTATTACAAATGTCGTATTCGTATTCGAACTCCACTACGTAGCTTAACGACCTCGGCTCAATAGAGGGGTGTGGAGAGCCTTTAACAACTACGTTGATTACTATCTCACCATCACTTTGCGAAACCTCCGCCTTCTCTAAAACACCTCTGATCGAGGTCTTTTCAGATATGATCCTCCTAGCCACCTCCCCTAAGTCGCCTCTCTTCCCCCTCACCCATTTACCCCCTAGGAACACCGCGCCGCAGTATTTACATCTCAGCAACCTCCGCTCCTTCACCAACACCAGGGGGTGCCTCTCAATGTAACACTCTTCACACTGACCCTCAATAAGTCTGTCCACAAGACGGCCGCAGTAGGGACATGGAACTTTAGCCACGTATCTATCCCCTCCCCTCTAAATATTTTCGCACTTCTACCGCTATTGCGTAGGCGAGGGGAGGGGGGACACTCTCCCCGACTTGGTTGAATTGGGAGTCTTTTGAGCCGAGGAAGACGTAGTCGTCTGGATATCCCATCAACCTGGCCTGCTCTCTCACAGTGAGGAGCCTGTGCTCCTCGGGGTGGATAAACCTCCGGGAGCCCATGACGGTGGGCGCCACGTCGTCCCACACCAGCCTTATATAGTTTTCATAGAAGCCGCCGGCCCCCCGGAACCTCATCAAGGCCTCGCCAGGCCTCATCTTAGCTATCCTCTCCTGTTTCTTTATGCTGATGGTCACAGTGTCGTGATTCGGCGGGTAGGCGCTGTCGGGTGGAGGCAGGCCGTGGAGCGCTTGTCTGACCGTAACGCCGCCGGTCTTGGGGGGCTTTATCTCGATATTTGATATGAAGACCCGGCGCCTTCTGCTGGGCACGCCGTAGTCCTCGGCATGCAAGACGTTGAAGTATACTTCGTCGTAGCCCACCCTCTTGAACTCCCTCCTTATGTACGTCTTTAAAGGCTCCTCAGCCAGCGCCGCGACGTTTTCCATTACAAATACCCTCGGCCCTATTTCACCTACGAGTCTTATAAATTCCAGCGTCAGTTGCCCGGCGGGGTCTACGTAGAGCCTGTCGGCAGGTTCCTCCATTCTCTCAGGGTTAGCTGCCGTGAAGGGTTCACAAGGCGGACTACCGATCACAACGTCGACGGTGTTTGAATACTTCAATAAGTCTCTGTAGCTGACGAGCCTCACGTCCTCCTGCATCACCACCGTTTTGCTGTGGTTAGCGCTGTAGGTCCGCGCCGCGTCTCTATCCACATCAACTGCAACCCTGATTCTAAACCCGGCCTTGGCGAACCCCAGGCCGAACCCCCCGCCACCTGCAAATAGATCAACTACGTTATACACTTCCCGTTAGTGAGTAAATTATTTAAATACACAACCCACCCCCTTTATGGGCTTTGCCAAGAGGCTGAAGTACCGCCTTAGCGATTTGATACGACTGGAGAAGCCAGACGCCTGGAGCTCCCGCTACGGCAAGGCGTTTGAGAAGGCTGTGCTGACGCTGATCAAGGCTAGAGACGCCGTTGTGGCCCTCCGCACGTTTATAGAGAACTACGGCGAGCCCCACACCGGCGCCTTCAGCAAGTTGGTGAAGCTGACGCCGTGGGCGAAGAAAGTAGTCGAGATAGAGCCGGCCCCTCCCGTGTTTTTCCAGATAGACGGGGTCACCATCACGGCGCAGGCGGACTTCATTGTGAAGTACGCAGACGGCAAGAGGGAGCTGGTGGAGCTCAAGTCCCACATACTTAAGAAAGGCGAGTGGAAGACCAAGGCCGAGTGGTCCCTAGCTACTAAGATAATGCGCATGCTGTACAGAAAAGCTGGCTACGACTACCCGCTACGCCTAATATACTTCGTCGACAATGGAACAAGCGTGACGCCGGAGGAGGAGGTGTTCATATATCCAAACGACGAGAAGGACGACGAGACGCTTCTAAGCGTCCTCCGCGAAAGGCTTAAGAGGGCCGTCGAAGGCAGGTAAACCTCTCCCTAGCCAGCTGATAGGCCTGCTTCACTATAGACACCGCGGCGTCTAGCTTATCCAGGTGGCGGGTCTGCACCACGGCATTCTCGTCGCCGATCATAAACTCGACATAACAGTCCTCTTCGTCGCTCCAGCTAAAGACGATGAATACATAGAAGTCGTCCCCGATCTGTATCTGCGCAAGAGCCTCGCTCTGCCGCCACTCCACTGTGAAGGCCTCTACCTCCCTATCTATCCTCTCCCCTAGCTCTCTGAAGTACTGCTCTACCCTCTGCCGCATATGGGTAGCTAGATCTCTCTTTAAATAGTTGGGCTTTCCTAAACCAGTGCCTGTTATAGACATTGCGAAATTCGACATAGAGAGGCTGACAGGTCTCAAATTCGAGGAGGTGGCGAAGCTACTGGAACACGTCAAGTGCGAGGTGGAGGAGGCCGACGGCGAGAGGGTAAAGGTCGAGGTTACTCATGACAGGCCGGACCACTTCTCCGCGGAGGGGCTTGCCAGAACCCTAAAGGGCGTCGCAGGCGTCGAGACGGGACTCCCAGTTATCAAGCTGGGGCCCTCCCCCATTAAACTCGTCGCTGGGCACATAGAGGAGAGGCCCTACATCTCCATGGCGGTGGTTAGGGGAGTCCGGCTAGACGACGAGGCGGTGAGGCAACTCATACAGCTACAAGAAAAGATACACGAGACCTACGGCAGGGGGAGGCGGCGGATAGCCATCGGCTACTACGACGTCTCTAAGATAAAGCCGCCTATATACTACAGAAGGATTTCACAAGATGACGAGTACACGCCCCTCGGCTTCGACAAGCCGATAAAAGTTAGAGACATGTACCAGCTAACTGAGCAGGGCCGTAGGTACAGCCCCTTGATCCACATAGAGCGGCCCCCGGCGCTGGTGGACTCGGCAGGGCAGATAATGGTCGTGATCCCAGTCCTGGGCTCGGAGTGTTGTAAAATCACCGAACGCACCACCGACGTGCTGATAGACGTGACCGGCACCGATCCCCGCGCCGTCGTCAACGCCCTATCCATATTGATATACGCCCTCCTCGAGCGGAGCGGCCCCAGGCAGGTGGAGTTGGTCGAGGGGGGTACGGGCTACAGCCACGAATACGTAAAGATAGAGACCGACGAGAGGGCCGTGGGTGATCTACTCGGCGTGGAGCTCAGCCGGGCCGACTTTCTTAGGTATGTCAAAATGGCGCGCTTCGATTACGTGGACGGCCACGTGGTGGTGCCGCCCTACCGCATTAACGTACTGTCGTGGGTAGACGTGGCCGAGGAGGTGGCCGTGATGATAGGCTACAACCAGCTACCCAGGGAGGCTCCCAGGGTCATGGCGGCTGGGAGGAGGCACCGCGTCGAGGTGGCGACGCAGGAGCTACGGAAGTCCCTACTCTCGATGGGCTTTACAGAGGTGAATAACTACGTCTTGACAGACGACTCGGTGGGAGATTTCTGCAGGCCGGCGCGGGTGGCCAACCCCATATCTGAGCTCTACACCACCGTGAGGTGCTCCCTAGTTCCGCAACTCGTGGCAACAGCCGCCGCAGTCAAGAGGCGGGAGGTTAAGCTATTCGAAGTAGGGGAAGTGGTGCGGGAGGGCAGAACAGTCAGAGCCCTCGCCCTCCTCATAAGCCGCGAGGGGGCGACGCTTACAGACGGGCTATCTGCAATAAAAGCGCTGTGCCACCGCCTCGGCTGGAGCTGCAAGTTTAAGCCGCTGGAGGCGGCGTGGGCCCTGCCCAGCAGAGCCGCCGAGGTTGTGGGAGACGTCGCGGGGTACGTCGCGGAGGTAAACCCCGACATCTTGACAAAGCTGAGACACACAACGCCCACCGTGGCCGCCGAGCTGTTTATACACATGCAATCGTAGCCCCCTCTCTGCCTCCCCACACCCACATGCGCCGCGCGCCCACCGGCCAGCGCCAGACACGCGTAGTGGATTCCAGCCTCACGTACCTCAGGGCTTAAAGCTAGCCGCAGCTTTCTGCCCCCATATACATCCCTCCCGACCTCTCGTCACACGTTTTACCTAAATCAGGAGGTTCATACGACGTGAGGACAGGTAGAATGTATAGGGGCCGCGCACGGCGCAGTGGCAGAAAAAGCTACCGGAGCAGGAGAGGAAAATCCTCTCGTTCCACAGCTAGGCTGGGGGCGATTGCGACTAAGGAACAGACT
The sequence above is drawn from the Pyrobaculum ferrireducens genome and encodes:
- a CDS encoding NADP-dependent isocitrate dehydrogenase — translated: MATDIEKIKSNITNIVPYAGRYVEPPEGEYVQYTGPGQLKVPDKVVIGYIEGDGIGPEVAYAAIKVANAAVEKAYGKSRRITWYEVVVGEKAEKIFGSRLPDQSVEVLKKVRVFLKAPLETPVGGGFRSINVTLRQLFDLYANIRPVKYFPGLPSPLKRPEFVDLVIFRENTEDVYAGIEWPYNSPEAAKLREILKREFGVSLRDDAGIAIKPISKFGTQRIARLALKFAVENKRRVVTVMHKGNIQKYTEGAFKEWAFEVARNEFRNYVVFEDELAQYGGKVPEGKILVNDRIADNMLQQLLTRTGEYDVILAPNLNGDYVSDEAAGLVGGLGVAPGIDVGDWGMMAEPVHGTAPKYRGKNYVNPTATILALELLLRFIGWREAANYIIKGVETAYREGYFTGDLARQMDEDERKQRVKEVLGTQEFADKVVEIIKNL
- a CDS encoding GNAT family N-acetyltransferase gives rise to the protein MYPTVVIRPATKEDLDSAVQLVVRLKKLNAEFDPLLQVAPDIEQAARKYLENALNNPSSVLVVAVEGSKVVGLLKGDVEDRIFYYPKYAGIIREFYILPEYRRKGIGKRLMMEGMEQLRKRGAEVIMASFPALNEIAINFYKKMGFRPVEYLFAKEV
- a CDS encoding NMD3-related protein: MAKVPCPYCGRLVDRLIEGQCEECYIERHPLVLVKERRLLRCKYCGAVFLGGKWVRGKRGDLGEVARRIISEKTSIRGVLEKAEVSQSDGEIVINVVVKGSPHPSIEPRSLSYVVEFEYEYDICNTCREMLSRREVALLQIRGTPRGLDDTYKKKILNIIEQELLKFKDKKIGFISEIKYLKDGLDIYTTNSNLARHLAYVLHRQFPSSIKETAKVVGVKDGRKVYHMTYSLRLVTYKPGDVVRIRGEEKRIVDIGSRHVVLYSVETGKYDQLTISELLNSEIILIGQ
- a CDS encoding DNA cytosine methyltransferase, with the translated sequence MYNVVDLFAGGGGFGLGFAKAGFRIRVAVDVDRDAARTYSANHSKTVVMQEDVRLVSYRDLLKYSNTVDVVIGSPPCEPFTAANPERMEEPADRLYVDPAGQLTLEFIRLVGEIGPRVFVMENVAALAEEPLKTYIRREFKRVGYDEVYFNVLHAEDYGVPSRRRRVFISNIEIKPPKTGGVTVRQALHGLPPPDSAYPPNHDTVTISIKKQERIAKMRPGEALMRFRGAGGFYENYIRLVWDDVAPTVMGSRRFIHPEEHRLLTVREQARLMGYPDDYVFLGSKDSQFNQVGESVPPPLAYAIAVEVRKYLEGRG
- the pheT gene encoding phenylalanine--tRNA ligase subunit beta — translated: MPVIDIAKFDIERLTGLKFEEVAKLLEHVKCEVEEADGERVKVEVTHDRPDHFSAEGLARTLKGVAGVETGLPVIKLGPSPIKLVAGHIEERPYISMAVVRGVRLDDEAVRQLIQLQEKIHETYGRGRRRIAIGYYDVSKIKPPIYYRRISQDDEYTPLGFDKPIKVRDMYQLTEQGRRYSPLIHIERPPALVDSAGQIMVVIPVLGSECCKITERTTDVLIDVTGTDPRAVVNALSILIYALLERSGPRQVELVEGGTGYSHEYVKIETDERAVGDLLGVELSRADFLRYVKMARFDYVDGHVVVPPYRINVLSWVDVAEEVAVMIGYNQLPREAPRVMAAGRRHRVEVATQELRKSLLSMGFTEVNNYVLTDDSVGDFCRPARVANPISELYTTVRCSLVPQLVATAAAVKRREVKLFEVGEVVREGRTVRALALLISREGATLTDGLSAIKALCHRLGWSCKFKPLEAAWALPSRAAEVVGDVAGYVAEVNPDILTKLRHTTPTVAAELFIHMQS